In Corylus avellana chromosome ca2, CavTom2PMs-1.0, the following proteins share a genomic window:
- the LOC132168522 gene encoding ribonuclease MC-like, with amino-acid sequence MKVFFVFFVFLFCLPPIVLGAFDFYLLSLQWPPGYCYQSNSTYNQCKQPFPMSFTIHGLWPQNYSHSLPLPCPQAPPFNLNEVTSDPQLFQNMNALWPNLLRVKNSIFWGNEWTKHGTCTTFTQHDYFQTTCGLALSLNQLLGELQNNGMSPGRSYPLNDYKATIESAYNVTPLIACNRHFQSRAVQMFEIRFCVDPTANDFINCAWTVSKSCGSSSSSPIAFTM; translated from the exons ATGAaagttttctttgtgtttttcgtttttcttttctgtctCCCACCAATAGTATTGGGCGCCTTTGATTTTTATCTCTTGTCCCTACAGTGGCCACCGGGTTATTGCTATCAAAGCAATTCAACTTATAACCAATGTAAGCAACCTTTTCCTATGTCGTTCACCATACATGGCCTATGGCCACAGAACTATAGCCATAGCCTTCCACTCCCTTGTCCACAGGCACCTCCATTTAATCTAAATGAG GTGACAAGTGACCCACAACTCTTCCAGAATATGAACGCACTTTGGCCTAACTTATTAAGAGTTAAAAACTCAATATTCTGGGGGAATGAATGGACTAAGCACGGAACTTGTACCACTTTTACTCAGCATGACTATTTTCAAACAACTTGTGGCCTCGCCCTTAGCCTCAATCAGCTGCTTGGTGAACTACagaacaatg GGATGTCTCCCGGTCGATCATACCCGTTAAATGACTATAAGGCAACCATCGAAAGTGCATATAACGTAACACCACTCATAGCATGCAACAGGCACTTCCAAAGCCGCGCCGTACAAATGTTCGAGATAAGATTTTGTGTTGACCCGACAGCAAATGATTTTATAAACTGTGCATGGACCGTTTCTAAGTCGTGTGGAAGTTCCTCCTCCTCCCCTATTGCATTTACTATGTGA